The following nucleotide sequence is from Pedosphaera parvula Ellin514.
TGATCGTCATCCCCTGCCGGCCAATCACCTTGCCAACATCCTCTGGATGCAAACGTAATTCGTAAATGGTCGTGCCCTCACGTTCCACTGGTGTGATCGTGATGGCCTCAGGGTGATGCACCAAACCTTTAACCACGTATTCCAGAAAGGCTTGCATACCCGGAATATGAATTAAGCGGCGGGAGCGGCTGCCCTCTTCGCCTTCTTGATGAAAGAAGCGACGGTATCGCTCGGCTGGGCACCTTTGCTGACCCAGTAATTAGCCCGCTCA
It contains:
- a CDS encoding KH domain-containing protein — protein: MQAFLEYVVKGLVHHPEAITITPVEREGTTIYELRLHPEDVGKVIGRQGMTINAIRSLLVAGSAKKGLRCSLEIVEDKPAR